DNA sequence from the Vanessa cardui chromosome 13, ilVanCard2.1, whole genome shotgun sequence genome:
cataactaattaaataatacttacttttaaatcTTATTCGGTGCTATTAAACAACTTTTAAAatgacatataaattattatgactttTGACCAGATTCTTACAACAAACAGAACAACAGTAATcgagttaaattttaatttttaggttCGAAATCGAGATACAAAATGCCAGTTAATGTCATATAATACAGTTCTCACTAAAATTAGTTCGTATTACTTAGAATCTCACAAAATGGCGCTAGCGTATAATTTGAGTTTCTGAATACTAAAtagatttttcattaaaaaatccaCTTAAGGAATCAATATCTGAGTTTGGGAATCACATAGCAATACTAACCCCtgcttgacggtagaatatatagaatatatgatCAGTTTCTATTAAGTAGTATATTGACTactgattacaaaaataaaaataaagaataaacaaaatatagaaattgtaaaatatattttaatccttAAAATCACATACAATAATActtttgttcataaatattatgcaaaataACACAGAATCGAATGCAGAGTTCATTTTCCTTTCGTTTACAAGCTGGCTATCAACGCTCTCCGATTGACCAAGTGTTTGCTGAAGGAAACAGCACAGCCGGCATCGTGTGGCCAATCACATAcctggtaaaaaaatatttttaatttcgttacatactttatatatattaaacaatatattgctaaaaatattccaaacaattcataatttcataattgtaaGGActaattaatagtataataaattactgtaattaaaaatagcaattaTTCGTTTCtaggtataattttaataataaaatttgtcatttgtttatttacgacttgTTCTTACGGTATGATAAACAGTTAATGACTCACCTGAATTCTCCTGTTAAAGTGGAGACTGCTAGGACAACTTCTCAGCACTTTCTCACCCCACACACAGTAATAAAATTGGTTGCAATTTTCCTCGTGAGGAAGGAGCCAATGAATATGAGGATTAACTGGACATCCATTCGCATTCAGATCAGGATTAGGTGAGTTCGTGGTTGTAGATGGCCTCACTGTCGTCGTCGTTGTAGTCGTTGGTCTAGGTGTTGTTGTAGTTGTGGTAGTAGTCGTTGGTCTTGGtgttgttgtggttgttgtAGTAGTTGTTGGTTTTGGTGTCGTTGTTGTAGTAGTCGTAGTTGAAGTTGTTGTTGGTTTTGGTGTCGTTGTTGTAGTAGTCGTAGTTGAAGTCGTTGTTGGTTTTGGTGTCGTTGTTGTAGTAGTTGTAGTTGAAGTAGTTGTTGGTTTTGGTGTCGTTGTTGTAGTAGTCGTAGTTGAAGTAGTTGTTGGTtttggtgttgttgttgtagtagtCGTAGTTGAAGTCGTTGTTGGTCTCGgtgtcgttgttgttgtagatGTGGTTGTGCTTGGAGCTTGTGTTGATGTTATTGGTCTGCTTGTTGTTGTTTCATCGGGAACATTCCTGCCGGTACAGTCTACATTAGCTTGCCAGTCACATTGCCAGGTTTCTAAATTGAAGTACAGGTCAGCTGGGCACTCCATAACTACAGGTTTTCCGAAAGTACACTTGTAAAATTTGTTACAGTCTTCATGCCGAAGAAGTTGTTCGATGGTCCAGTCTTCTTCTTGTTCAGGGGGACACTGGTTGATTTCGCCATTTGCAATGGCCACAGCCACGAAAAGTACGGCTACGATAGCTGaacaaacaagaaaataaaataagtattgtttatataaaataattaattaacgaatatatttttacatatacataacatcGGCACCAAACGTGttatcaaaatttcaaaatatttaatccaCACGTAGgtacaacatattataataaaattgcaaaatcaatattttgttataattaattttacaaacgtACCTCTCATGTTTGTTATGTATTTTGCAATGTGATTAGTAATAATCGCCGTAACGATATATATATAGTCACGACGTTTAATCAAAACGTTTTATCGTACAAATCTTAACCATCTAACTAATTTGATTTGTTCCTATCGTTTGATTATCACTttctttatcaataaaattaatcatatctTATATCATATccagtaaataacaaaaatatataatattataacaccacgtgctaaaatattataaaatactattctataatagataaaatatacagaACTAGCAGCCCCGCTTGGCACGGATGGACGTcagttgttgttttatatttttaccttttatttttgttgttttttttccgACATTTTTGTCGTTTGTCGTtaattgtcgttttattttaactaaaatgtaatgtaagGAGTTGCAGTGGCTAACTGAAAATCTACTAGGTacaccaatatatataaaactctttataaatctttgtgtatattttataagtagaatagaaagccttttatttctcgcatagaattaaaattaatttatgatttacatttaataacattttcattataatattagttaaatttataatggtaagttaaaatatttcagttattttACATACAAGCATGCAAGAAACCCTCTTATGTGAGGGTGAAGGCTTCTTCCAGACTTTTCCATTTGTCTCTATCTTTGGCGATTGTCATCCAGTTTTCACCAgctaatttgaaaatataatttcaacaaGAAATGTTCTTcctctatttatattattatatattatattattttgatatttcttaaCAATGAATCCAACCATACAAACCACGTGTTTCACCTgtatagcaaaaaaataaaatgtcgtaTTCCTGGATTAATGTGCCGATACGGCGGATTTCAAAAAGGCCAATTACACCGAATTTGTGTTTTTCAAAGAACAATCAGTGGGTTGTTGATAGAGTTCTAACATTATGTTGCCATTTGCCAAAAAGTATTGGTAGAGTTTTTTTGAAGAGTTTTGGTCGAGCTCTCTACTATGCTCTCGAGCGGCTACAAACCGTTCTCCAAGTATCtacttatatattaagattataaatttcCCTAAATATTCTTCTCAGATTCGCTTATAATGtcgatttttaatttcttatccttttatagattaataaatgataCGTTTATAATCATGGGTGATGGTTCACGAAAACTAGTGTAGTTGAATCTTAGATCACCATCTTCGAATGTAGGTCAGATGTGATTCGCACTGGCAAGGGGAGAGTGGCGCCGGAATGGCGGGAGCCTTGTTCCCTACGAGTCGCGGAGTCTGCACCCAGTTTGCGCTATTGCCGGCCGCCTCACGTTGCTCTCCAAGCCGAAAATGTCCGTCCTATTACCTAG
Encoded proteins:
- the LOC124534702 gene encoding salivary glue protein Sgs-3-like, coding for LIILYKQYLFYFLVCSAIVAVLFVAVAIANGEINQCPPEQEEDWTIEQLLRHEDCNKFYKCTFGKPVVMECPADLYFNLETWQCDWQANVDCTGRNVPDETTTSRPITSTQAPSTTTSTTTTTPRPTTTSTTTTTTTTPKPTTTSTTTTTTTTPKPTTTSTTTTTTTTPKPTTTSTTTTTTTTPKPTTTSTTTTTTTTPKPTTTTTTTTTPRPTTTTTTTTTPRPTTTTTTTVRPSTTTNSPNPDLNANGCPVNPHIHWLLPHEENCNQFYYCVWGEKVLRSCPSSLHFNRRIQVCDWPHDAGCAVSFSKHLVNRRALIASL